CGGCCACCCGGTAGCCCCGCTCGCCGATGCGCACGTCCAGCCCGACCGCGACCTTGTCGCCGTGCTCGGCGATGGCCTTCGCGCACCACACCGGGTCCTCCAGGGCGGCCGTGCCCAGGTTGACCCGGGCGCAGCCGGTGGCCAGCGCCCTGGCCAGCGACTCGTCGTCGCGGATGCCGCCGGACAGCTCTGCCTTGACGTCCAGCTCGCCGATCACCCGGGCCAGCAGCTCGCGGTTGTCGCCCCGGCCGAACGCGGCGTCGAGGTCGACCAGGTGCACCCACTCGGCGCCGTCGCGCTGCCACGCGAGCGCGGCGTCCAGCGGGCTGCCGTAGGAGGTCTCGGTGCCGGCCTCGCCCTGGACGAGCCGGACCGCCTGGCCGTCGGCCACGTCAACGGCCGGGAGGAGCGTGAAGGTCACGCGAACAGCCTAGTTGAAGCTCTTCAGCCAGTTCTCCAGCAGGTGCGCGCCCGCGTCGCCGGACTTCTCCGGGTGGAACTGGGTCGCCCACAGCGGCCCGTTCTCCACCGCCGCGACGAACTCGTCACCGCCGTGCGCGGACCACGTCACCAGCGGCGCCTTGAGCGTGCCCGACTCCTCCAGCTCCCACTTGCGCACCGCGTAGGAGTGCACGAAGTAGAACCGGGTGTCGGCGTCGAGGCCCGCGAACAGTCGGCTGCCCCCGGGCGCCCGGACGGTGTTCCAGCCCATGTGCGGCACGACCGGGGCCTCCAGCCGCTCCACCGTGCCGGGCCACTCGCCGCAGCCCTCGGTCTCCACGCCGTGCTCGATGCCCTTGCCGAACAGGATCTGCATGCCCACGCAGATGCCCAGCACCGGGCGCCCGCCGGCCAGCCGCTGCCCGATCAGCCGGGCACCCCGCACGGAGTTCAGGCCCTCCATGCACGCCGCGTACGCGCCCACGCCCGGCACCACCAGGCCGTCGGCGTCGAGCACCGCCCGATGGTCCGCGGTGACCTCGACGTCGGCGCCGACGCGCTGGAGCGCGCGCTCGGCGGAGCGGAGGTTGCCGGATCCGTAGTCCAGTACGACGACTCGTGCCACGCGTCCAGGCTACTAGCCCGGCGGGGAACCGCCCCGTGTCGCCGGGCACCCGCTAGGCCAGCGGCGAACCGCCCTGCGTCACGGGCACCACGGGCAGCACGGTGTTGATCGGCAGGCCCGCCTCGGACGGCAGGGTCGTCACCCAGGCGTCCGCGCGGCCCTCGTCCACCAGCGCCCGGACCTCGGCCACGTCGGGCGGCAGGTCGGCCGCGCCGGGCTTCGCGTCGAGCCGCCACCAGCGCAGCAGCCCGACCAGCCGGCGCGGCGCACCGGTGTAGCCGGACACCGCGCCGTCGGTCCACACCTCACCGGCCGGGCTCCAGCGCACCAGCAGCGCCGACGAGCCGGTCCGGCGCACCTGGTCGGCCAGCCGCAGCGCCGCGGCGAACCCGATCTGCCTGCGCGGCAGCAGCACGGTCCCGGAGGCCACCGGGACCAGCGCCGCGGGACCCGCGACCGCGCGGTGCAGGTTCAGCTGCAGCTCGGCGGTCGGCGCGGGTGACCAGATCAGGCTCCTCGGCACGCTCACGGGCAGAGATCATGCCGCAGCGACCGGCCCGGAGAACATCCGACGCGCGGCCGCGGCGACGCCGAGCACGTCGAGGTCGTGCGCGGAGTCGTGGTCCTCGGCGGTGCCGTAGGCCCGCAGCTCGGCCTCCCGCCGCACGCCCAGCGACCGCAGCCGGTGCGGCACGTCGGCCAGCGCCTCGGCCGCGAGGTGCGCCGACGTGCCCGCCAGGTACGGCTCGACCAGCAGCACGTCGGCCCGGTCGGCCCGGCCGACCGCGGCGCGCAGGCCGGCGGCGTCGAACGGGCGGACGGTCGTGGCGTAGAGCACGGTCACGTCGAGGTCCCGGGTCGCCTCGACCGCGGTGTCCAGCATCGGCCCGACCGCCACCACCACGCCCCGCCGGCCGCGCCGCACCTCGGTGAACCCCTCGACCACCGGGTGCGGCGCGGCGTTGTGCCGCAGGGACAGCCGGACGTAGACGCGGTCGTCGCCGGCCAGCGCGGCCCGGATGACCGGCTCGACCTCGTCCGGGTGACCCGGCACGTGCACGGTCCAGCCGGGCAGCGTGTCGAACAGCGCCACGTCGCCGGGCGCCTGGTGCGTGCGGCCCCACGCCGGGTCGTCGTACGAACCGCCGATGCTCACCAGCACCCCGCCCACGTCCTGGTGCCCGAAGTCCAGCTTGACCTGCTCGAACGGGCGCTCGACCAGGAACGGCGCGTAGCTGTGCACCACGGGCCGCAGGCCGGTCAGCGCCAGGCCCGCGCCCACCCCGACCATGGCCTGCTCGCGGATGCCGACGTTGACCAGCCGCTCCCCCGGCCGGAACGCGTCGCGCGAGATCTCGGCGATCACGACCACCACGCGCGGGTCGTGCCGCATCACGTCCTCGACGGTGTCCGCGAACACCTGCCGCATCGTCGCCGTCATCGCTCCCCCTCGATCCTCGCCACCACGGCCAGCGGCCGGCCGGGGTGCTCCTGCGTGAACGCCCCGTGCAGCGCCGCGTGGTCTCGCCCGTCCACTGTGGACGTCTGCCAGCCCTCGACCTCGAACCGCCGCGCCACCCCGCCCGGCCAGCCGTGCGTGCCGGACTCGTTGTCCACCACCACGGTGGTCAGCCGGTCCAGGCCGAGCCGGCCGGCCAGCGCGATCGCCTCGTGGTTGCTGCCCTCGTCCAGCTCCGCGTCGCCGACCAGGACCACGGTCCGGGCCGCGCGCCCCTGGAGGCGCAGGCCGATCGCGGTGCCCACGGCGATGGGCAGTCCGTGCCCCAGGGACCCGCTGCCGATCTCCGCCCCCGGCACCAGCACCCGGTCGGGGTGCTGGCCCAGCGGCGAGTCCCACCGGGTCCAGGTGTCCAACGTGGACGGTTCGAGGAAGCCCTTCGCGGCCAGCACCGCGTAGTAGGCCATCGGCCCGTGCCCCTTGGACAGCAGGAACCGGTCGCGGTCCGGGTCGTCGACCCGGTCCGGCGAGACGTCCAGCACCCGGTCGTAGAGCACCCACAGCACGTCGAGCGTCGACGCCGCCGCCCACTCGTGCTTCTCGTCCCCGGTCATCCGCCGGAACAACGCGGGGAGGTCCGCGTACCCCGGCTCGCTTCGCACTGTCATGAG
This portion of the Saccharothrix syringae genome encodes:
- a CDS encoding transketolase family protein — its product is MTATMRQVFADTVEDVMRHDPRVVVVIAEISRDAFRPGERLVNVGIREQAMVGVGAGLALTGLRPVVHSYAPFLVERPFEQVKLDFGHQDVGGVLVSIGGSYDDPAWGRTHQAPGDVALFDTLPGWTVHVPGHPDEVEPVIRAALAGDDRVYVRLSLRHNAAPHPVVEGFTEVRRGRRGVVVAVGPMLDTAVEATRDLDVTVLYATTVRPFDAAGLRAAVGRADRADVLLVEPYLAGTSAHLAAEALADVPHRLRSLGVRREAELRAYGTAEDHDSAHDLDVLGVAAAARRMFSGPVAAA
- the hisH gene encoding imidazole glycerol phosphate synthase subunit HisH — protein: MARVVVLDYGSGNLRSAERALQRVGADVEVTADHRAVLDADGLVVPGVGAYAACMEGLNSVRGARLIGQRLAGGRPVLGICVGMQILFGKGIEHGVETEGCGEWPGTVERLEAPVVPHMGWNTVRAPGGSRLFAGLDADTRFYFVHSYAVRKWELEESGTLKAPLVTWSAHGGDEFVAAVENGPLWATQFHPEKSGDAGAHLLENWLKSFN
- a CDS encoding thiamine pyrophosphate-dependent enzyme, yielding MTVRSEPGYADLPALFRRMTGDEKHEWAAASTLDVLWVLYDRVLDVSPDRVDDPDRDRFLLSKGHGPMAYYAVLAAKGFLEPSTLDTWTRWDSPLGQHPDRVLVPGAEIGSGSLGHGLPIAVGTAIGLRLQGRAARTVVLVGDAELDEGSNHEAIALAGRLGLDRLTTVVVDNESGTHGWPGGVARRFEVEGWQTSTVDGRDHAALHGAFTQEHPGRPLAVVARIEGER
- the priA gene encoding bifunctional 1-(5-phosphoribosyl)-5-((5-phosphoribosylamino)methylideneamino)imidazole-4-carboxamide isomerase/phosphoribosylanthranilate isomerase PriA → MTFTLLPAVDVADGQAVRLVQGEAGTETSYGSPLDAALAWQRDGAEWVHLVDLDAAFGRGDNRELLARVIGELDVKAELSGGIRDDESLARALATGCARVNLGTAALEDPVWCAKAIAEHGDKVAVGLDVRIGERGYRVAGRGWTTDGGDLWEVLERLDRDGCARYVVTDVSKDGTLQGPNVDLLREVCARTDAPVIASGGVSSVDDLVALAALNRDGVEGAIVGKALYAGAFTLPEALTAVRG